From the Chitinophaga lutea genome, the window AGTTACGGGAAGGCCGGCGGGGAAGTTTTTTGATTCGGGAAAAATAACCGGGAAAATACGCACAAAATTTTCCGGATTGGAGTGCCGGTAATGGGATGGATGACCTCTAACTGTCCATAAAGCGGTTAGCATGAACAGGCGGATGTGAGATCAATGGGGTATTTCCATAAAGAAAAAGGCCCGGAACCGTCGAAGTTCCGGGCCTTTTTACCTGGGGTTCATTTCCCCGCCAATATCCTGGCTTTCTGCTGATCGAATTCTTCCTGCGACAAAATCCCCACGTCCAGCAAGTCTTTCAGGTCCATCAGCGCCTTTTTCATATCACCGATGCCCGCTGGTTTAGGACCGTCTTCCACAGGAGCGGCTTTCGGTGCGGCGGTAGCCGATGGTGAGTGACCGGACAGCAGCAGGGCGGCAATTTCATTGAATCCCTTGATCGACGCATAATCGATAGCCCGCTGTTCTTTCGTATTGACGATCGTTGGGTCGGCCTGCTGGTCGATGAGGTATTTGACCACGTCTTTTTTGCCGTTCGATGCGGCGTAATGCAGCGCCGTATTGCCCGATTCGTCCTGGATGTTGATGTTCGCGCCTTTTTCCAGCAGCAGTTTGAGCATGCTCAGGTGGCCGTTTTTAGCCGCCACATGCAGCAGGCTTTCGCCGCCGTAGCTGTAAGAATGATTGAACGTAAAAGAACTGTTGATGGAAAGATTATTGGCACTCTCCACCCAGTCGAGGTAACTGTTCATGCTCACGGTATCGCCGGATATGGGTTGACTGAAATTCACGTCCACCCCGTTTTCCAGGAACATGGCCACGATCTCTTTCTGATTGTAGGCGCAGGCGTACCAGATGGGAGAAAGACCGTTTTTGGACGTTACCAGCACATTGGCGCCATGCTGCACCAGCAGGTGAACAAGCGCGCGGTTGGACTCATAGCAGGCGATGAGCAGCGGCGATTCACCGGCATCGTTCACATGATTGACATTCGCGCCGTTTTCGAGCAGGCAGGTAACCACGGGTGTATTTTTGCTCCGCACGGCCGCGATCAACGGGTTGTCGCCCAGTTTGTTCTTCGTTTCCACGTTGGCGCCGTGGTCGATCAGCAGCTGCACGATATCTTTATTACGGTTACCTGCCGCGATGAACAGCGGCGTTTCGGCGTTGTTGTTTTCCAGGTTCACATCGAGGCCGGCGGAGAGGAGTTTTTCCGCGATTTCCTTCTGCCCCAGGGCCACGCTCAGATGCAGCAAGCTGTTGCCTTTCAGGTCGTTGATCGTCGTCTTCACCCCTTTTTCGAGCAGGAAAAGCGCCACCTGTTTCTGCTTCTGCAGGCAGGCAAAATAGAAGGGCGTTTCCCCGCTATGGTCTTCGTAGTCAATGTCCGCGCCGGCATCGAGCAACAGCTTCACCAAATCGAGGTAACCGTGATGCGCCGCGTAATGCAGTGCCGTGCGGCCCTTTTCGTCGGTATATTTTACGTCGACTTCATTATTAGCCAGGAGAATTTCGGCGATTTTCCGCTTGCCGCTTTCACAGGCAACTATAAATGACATGGACATATTTGCAGGTTTATTGTTTCACTAATAATTCAACCGTTTTGGCCTTCAGGTTGTCCTGTGCGGCCAGCATCATGGGCGTCTGATCGGCGTCGTTGGTACTGTTGACATCCGCACCGGCATCGAGCAGCAGCTTCGCTTTGCGGTAGAGCTGGCGGGCGGCCTCCTGGTCGTAGTTGACATTGTACGCGCAGAC encodes:
- a CDS encoding ankyrin repeat domain-containing protein; its protein translation is MSFIVACESGKRKIAEILLANNEVDVKYTDEKGRTALHYAAHHGYLDLVKLLLDAGADIDYEDHSGETPFYFACLQKQKQVALFLLEKGVKTTINDLKGNSLLHLSVALGQKEIAEKLLSAGLDVNLENNNAETPLFIAAGNRNKDIVQLLIDHGANVETKNKLGDNPLIAAVRSKNTPVVTCLLENGANVNHVNDAGESPLLIACYESNRALVHLLVQHGANVLVTSKNGLSPIWYACAYNQKEIVAMFLENGVDVNFSQPISGDTVSMNSYLDWVESANNLSINSSFTFNHSYSYGGESLLHVAAKNGHLSMLKLLLEKGANINIQDESGNTALHYAASNGKKDVVKYLIDQQADPTIVNTKEQRAIDYASIKGFNEIAALLLSGHSPSATAAPKAAPVEDGPKPAGIGDMKKALMDLKDLLDVGILSQEEFDQQKARILAGK